One region of Acomys russatus chromosome 8, mAcoRus1.1, whole genome shotgun sequence genomic DNA includes:
- the LOC127193282 gene encoding OX-2 membrane glycoprotein-like, which produces MLPLCTQESESLQRIKHNNQETAVLGGNVTIFCNLTTLANVEQITWQKIQGHLPQNIGTYSHKYGEKILPPYVNRLHCKILEPSASFITIRNLTFEDEACYKCLFNSFPHGSHGEKTCLTILAVSDLITELQSVPGSEDLHNLQCSAMGKPAPEISIYPSQVIVPTEEYFVQNLNATVTVTKIYNISLKTVKSLGLQDLVVSMTHPLKQEEKIVSLPVNQESHCLIWRTTAIIFIILFVISCIINIALYFYFQKKSIMVSLGQRTSVDNYQKRRVTRQ; this is translated from the exons ATGCTTCCTCTCTGCACACAGGAATCAG AGTCATTGCAGAGGATAAAGCATAACAACCAGGAGACAGCTGTCCTGGGAGGAAACGTGACCATTTTCTGCAACTTGACAACTCTGGCAAATGTTGAGCAAATCACCTGGCAGAAAATCCAAGGCCATTTGCCTCAAAATATTGGTACTTACAGCCATAAATACGGAGAAAAGATCCTCCCACCATATGTAAACAGGCTACACTGCAAGATCCTGGAACCCAGTGCCTCCTTCATAACTATCCGAAACCTGACATTTGAAGATGAAGCCTGCTACAAGTGTCTGTTTAACAGCTTTCCACATGGCAGCCATGGAGAAAAAACCTGCCTTACCATTTTAG CTGTATCTGACTTAATAACTGAACTCCAATCAGTTCCTGGCTCTGAAGATCTCCATAACCTTCAGTGCTCAGCTATGGGAAAGCCTGCCCCTGAAATCTCCATTTACCCTTCACAAGTCATAGTGCCCACAGAAGAGTACTTTGTTCAGAACCTCAATGCCACGGTGACTGTCACTAAAATCTACAACATCTCCTTGAAAACTGTGAAATCCTTGGGTCTCCAGGACCTGGTTGTGTCCATGACTCATCCTctaaaacaggaagagaagatagTTTCTCTGCCAGTAAATCAAGAAA GTCATTGCTTAATTTGGAGGACAACAGCAATTATATTCATCATTTTGTTTGTCATTTCATGTATCATCAATATTgctctctatttttatttccaaaagaaaag CATCATGGTATCTCTAGGTCAGAGAACATCTGTGGACAATTATCAGAAGAGACGTGTAACCCGCCAGTGA